A segment of the Echinicola strongylocentroti genome:
GAATCCATTCACATCATCCGTGAAGTGGCTGCCCAATTCGAAAAACCAGTGTTGATGTTTTCCGGAGGGAAAGATTCGATCACGTTGGTGAGATTAGCCCAAAAAGCTTTTTATCCTGCCAAAATCCCTTTCCCTTTGTTACATGTGGACACTGGACACAATTTTCCAGAGACCATCGAATTCCGTGACAAGTTAGTAGAAGAACTGGGGCTTGAGCTGATCGTGGCCAATGTACAGGACACCATCGACCAAGGAAAAGTACAAGAAGAAAAAGGACGTTATTCCAGTAGAAATTCCTTGCAGACCACCACATTACTGGATGCCATCGAAGCGCATAAGTTCGATGCCTGTATCGGCGGTGCCCGAAGGGACGAGGAAAAAGCCCGCGCTAAGGAGCGCGTGTTCTCTGTGCGAGATGATTTTGGACAGTGGGACGAGAAGAACCAACGCCCGGAGCTCTTTGACATGCTGAACGGAAAGATCCATCATGGCCAGAATGTAAGAGCATTTCCTATTTCCAATTGGACTGAGCTGGACGTATGGGAATACATTAAGACCGAAAATATCAAGATACCTTCCATCTATTTTGCCCATAAGCGAGAGACCTTTGTGCGGGATGGGATGATCTGGACGGCTTCCGAGCATGTCTATAGAGAAGAGCATGAAGAAGTAAAAGAACGCATGGTAAGGTTCAGGACTGTAGGAGATATGACCTGTACCGCAGCAGTACTTTCAGAAGCAGAGTCACTGGAAGAAGTGGTGGACGAAATCAAGGCAAGTACAATTTCCGAGCGTGGAGCAAGGATCGATGACAAGCGCTCCGAGGCGGCTATGGAAAACCGTAAAAAGGTGGGGTACTTTTAGTACAAGCCACTAAGCTGCAAAAAGTACCGAGAAAAGAACAAAGAGACAAGATTTAAGTTGGTAGGGACCATGGATCCCTATCTGCCGATATTGGGGATTTGTAATCCCCCAAAAAAAACAACTGAAAATGAGCACTGAAAACAGAAAACTGATCAATATTGCGACGGCAGGAAGTGTGGATGATGGCAAAAGTACGCTTATCGGAAGATTACTGTATGATACCAAGTCGCTGACCACTGATAAGTTGGAGGCCATTGAGCGCAACAGCAAGCAGAAAGGCTTTGATTACCTGGATTTTTCATTGGCTACGGATGGCTTGGTGGCCGAAAGGGAACAAGGGATCACCATTGATGTGGCCCACATCTATTTTAACACAGAAAAAACCAATTATATCATCGCTGACACTCCGGGTCACGTGGAATATACCCGAAACATGGTAACGGGTGCCTCCACATCCTCAGCGGCCATCATCTTGATAGACGCCAGAAAAGGAGTGATCGAGCAGACCTACCGTCACTTTTTTATCAATAACCTCCTTCGTGTAGGCCATGTAGTCGTTGCCATCAACAAAATGGATCTGGTAGATTATGACCAACAGGTTTTTGAAGATATCAAAAAAGATTTTGAGGCACTGATTGAGAAAAGTGACTATTCTGAGGATCAAGTGAAGTTTATTCCTGTAAGTGCCCTTCACGGGGACAATATAGCAGGTAGCTCAGAAATAATGAACTGGTACCAAGGGCCTTCACTATTGGATTACCTGGAAGCCCTTGAGATCGACGAGCATGAAGACAACAGTGCAGCCCGTTTTCCCGTGCAATATGTAGTAAGGCCTAAGACAGAAGCTTATCATGATTTCCGTGGTTTTGCCGGAAAGCTCTATGGCGGCAACCTGTCTGTAGGAGATGAAGTGACGGTATTGCCCTCCTTCACTACCAGCAAAGTAAAGTCCATCCATTTCTTTGATCAGGAGTTTGAAGAAGCTACTCCGGGTAGTTCGGTAACCATCACCTTGGAAGACGAAGTAGATGTGAGCCGTGGTGACATGTTGGTAAAATCCGACGAACTACCAAAGTCCGAAAAGCAGCTGTCAGCTACCATCTGTCAGGTAAACAGCAAACCACTTAGATTAGGTACTAAATACATCCTTCAGCATGGTGTAAACCAGGTGTTGGCCAAAGTAGATAGCATAGAGGGCTTGGTACACACAGACTTCTCCGGAACAGAGGAGACAGAGCAGTTGAAGTTAAATGATATCGGTAAAGTGAACTTCCGGCTGAGCAAGCCTATTCACTTTGACCCTTATGGTGACAGCAAGTCAAACGGAAGCTTTATCCTTATCGATGAAGCTTCGTACGACACCACTAGTGTAGGGTTCATTCAGTAGTTTCTTTTCCCTGGCAAAGCGGGGAAAAGGCATTTCACCCAAAAAGAACAAAACAACCACTATGCAAAGCTTTAGAACAGAAATCGAAAATCCCACTGTGGAAAAGGATATTATCGAACTTGAAAAGAAGATTTCTCTTTTTAAGGACGGTAAAATAGATGAGGAAAAATTCAGAAGCCTACGGTTGGCCAGAGGTGTATACGGCCAGCGCCAGCCGGGTGTGCAGATGATCAGGATCAAATTGCCCTATGGCAAAGTAACCAGCAAACAGCTGCACAGGATCTGTAAGGTTTCCGATGAATATTCCACGGGGAGACTACATATCACCACCCGTCAGGATATCCAGATCCACTATGTAAGCTTGGACAGAACACCTGAGCTATGGGCGGAGCTGGAGAAAGATGATGTTACCCTTCGGGAAGCATGTGGTAATACCGTAAGAAACGTCACGGCTTCTGAGACTGCCGGAACAGATCCCAAAGAGCCTTTTGACGTCACCCCTTATGCAGATGCGACCTTCAAGTACATGCTGAGAAACCCGATCTGTCAAGAGATGGGCAGGAAGTTTAAGATGGCTTTTTCATCCAGCGAAGAAGACACCGCCCTGACCTATTTACATGATCTGGGATTTATCCCGCAAGTAAAAACCGTGGATGGTGAGGAAGTTCGAGGATTTAAAGTCCTCCTTGGCGGAGGCCTTGGCTCCCAACCACGACACGCTGATGTCATCGAAGAGTTTTTGGAGACCGATAAGCTGATTCCGTTCATTGAAGGCGTAGTAAGGATCTTTGACCGTCATGGTGAGCGTGCCAAACGGATGAAGGCCCGTATGAAGTTCTTGATCAAAGATATCGGCGTAGAGGAGTTTATGAAATTGGTAAACGAGGAACAAAAAGCACTGCAGTTTCAGTCTTATCCGATTGATTATAAAAGCTACGAAGCCAAGCAGACGCTTCCAAATCCCCAACTTCCTTCCGTAGAAGCCCCGACAAGCGAAGCTTATGAGCGCTGGTTAAAAACCAACGTCCTTCCCCAAAAACAAGAAGGGTACGTTTCGATCGGCATAAAAGTACACTTAGGTGATTTCTATACTGACAAGGCCCGGAAACTGGCCGATCTTGTAAGTCAATATGCCAATGATGAAATCCGTCTAACCTTGCGTCAAAACATCCTTATCCGGGATGTCAAAGAGGAAGCACTGCCGTTCTTCTATAAGGAACTCGAGAAACTGGACTTTGTGGCCCATGGCTACAACACCTTGGGTGACCTGACAGCTTGTCCAGGTACTGATACATGTAATCTTGGCATTGCGAGCAGTACAGGTGCCGCACATGTACTGGAAGAAGTGATCTTCAAAGAATACCCGCAGTACCTTTTCAACAGGGACTTGACCATAAAAATCTCAGGATGTATGAATGCCTGTGGCCAGCACAATATGGCTTCTATAGGTTTTCAGGGCATGTCCATCAAGGTGGGCAAATCCGTTATTCCAGCATTGCAGGTACTTCTTGGTGGTGCCACGTTAGGCCAAGGCCAAGGGCGGTTTGCTGATAAAGTCATCAAGATCCCAAGCAAAAGAGCGCCTCAAGCCCTACGCTTGATCCTTGACGACTATGAGAAAAACGCAGAAAAGAACGAAGTCTTCGTAGAATATTATGACCGTCAGGGACAGATGTACTTCTACGAATTCTTAAAACCACTGACCAGCACGGATGATGTGGTGGACAGTGATTATATCGACTGGGGCAATGAAAACCCTTATGTCAAAGCTGTAGGGGTAGGTGAATGTGCCGGTGTAGTTATCGACCTGGTGGCTACCTTGTTACTGGAAGCCCGTGAAAAACTCGCCAATGCAGAAGACAGCTTCAATGACAAAAAATGGTCAGACAGCATCTACCATACCTATGCCACCTTGGTAAATACAGCAAAGGCTATCTTGGTATCTGAAGGTAAGAAGACCAATTCTTATGCAGATATTGTGAAGCAATTT
Coding sequences within it:
- the cysD gene encoding sulfate adenylyltransferase subunit CysD — encoded protein: MKNTFVPNPKEAESIHIIREVAAQFEKPVLMFSGGKDSITLVRLAQKAFYPAKIPFPLLHVDTGHNFPETIEFRDKLVEELGLELIVANVQDTIDQGKVQEEKGRYSSRNSLQTTTLLDAIEAHKFDACIGGARRDEEKARAKERVFSVRDDFGQWDEKNQRPELFDMLNGKIHHGQNVRAFPISNWTELDVWEYIKTENIKIPSIYFAHKRETFVRDGMIWTASEHVYREEHEEVKERMVRFRTVGDMTCTAAVLSEAESLEEVVDEIKASTISERGARIDDKRSEAAMENRKKVGYF
- a CDS encoding sulfate adenylyltransferase subunit 1; this translates as MSTENRKLINIATAGSVDDGKSTLIGRLLYDTKSLTTDKLEAIERNSKQKGFDYLDFSLATDGLVAEREQGITIDVAHIYFNTEKTNYIIADTPGHVEYTRNMVTGASTSSAAIILIDARKGVIEQTYRHFFINNLLRVGHVVVAINKMDLVDYDQQVFEDIKKDFEALIEKSDYSEDQVKFIPVSALHGDNIAGSSEIMNWYQGPSLLDYLEALEIDEHEDNSAARFPVQYVVRPKTEAYHDFRGFAGKLYGGNLSVGDEVTVLPSFTTSKVKSIHFFDQEFEEATPGSSVTITLEDEVDVSRGDMLVKSDELPKSEKQLSATICQVNSKPLRLGTKYILQHGVNQVLAKVDSIEGLVHTDFSGTEETEQLKLNDIGKVNFRLSKPIHFDPYGDSKSNGSFILIDEASYDTTSVGFIQ
- a CDS encoding HEPN domain-containing protein encodes the protein MQSFRTEIENPTVEKDIIELEKKISLFKDGKIDEEKFRSLRLARGVYGQRQPGVQMIRIKLPYGKVTSKQLHRICKVSDEYSTGRLHITTRQDIQIHYVSLDRTPELWAELEKDDVTLREACGNTVRNVTASETAGTDPKEPFDVTPYADATFKYMLRNPICQEMGRKFKMAFSSSEEDTALTYLHDLGFIPQVKTVDGEEVRGFKVLLGGGLGSQPRHADVIEEFLETDKLIPFIEGVVRIFDRHGERAKRMKARMKFLIKDIGVEEFMKLVNEEQKALQFQSYPIDYKSYEAKQTLPNPQLPSVEAPTSEAYERWLKTNVLPQKQEGYVSIGIKVHLGDFYTDKARKLADLVSQYANDEIRLTLRQNILIRDVKEEALPFFYKELEKLDFVAHGYNTLGDLTACPGTDTCNLGIASSTGAAHVLEEVIFKEYPQYLFNRDLTIKISGCMNACGQHNMASIGFQGMSIKVGKSVIPALQVLLGGATLGQGQGRFADKVIKIPSKRAPQALRLILDDYEKNAEKNEVFVEYYDRQGQMYFYEFLKPLTSTDDVVDSDYIDWGNENPYVKAVGVGECAGVVIDLVATLLLEAREKLANAEDSFNDKKWSDSIYHTYATLVNTAKAILVSEGKKTNSYADIVKQFDETFVDSGKITLDGSFADTVYEIQQNEPTEAFAKAYYEKAEKVYHAISDYRAKEVEA